One stretch of Cheilinus undulatus linkage group 5, ASM1832078v1, whole genome shotgun sequence DNA includes these proteins:
- the vamp8 gene encoding vesicle-associated membrane protein 8, translating into MEVDPERGVQEPQDKVQALKDQVDGVKSIMTQNVDRILARGERLDDLMDKSEDLQAGAQNFKQTSQKVARNYWWKNVKLIVVIVVIVLIIVLIIILLATGVIPISNPVPPIVNPTTPKP; encoded by the exons ATGGAAGTTGATCCG GAACGGGGGGTGCAAGAGCCGCAGGACAAGGTGCAGGCCCTGAAGGATCAGGTAGATGGAGTGAAAAGCATTATGACACAGAATGTTGACCGGATCCTGGCACGAGGAGAGAGACTGGATGACCTCATGGACAAGTCTGAGGACCTTCAAGCAGGG GCTCAGAACTTCAAGCAGACTTCTCAGAAAGTGGCTCGCAACTACTGGTGGAAGAATGTGAAACTGATTGTGGTCATTGTAGTGATCGTCCTCATCATTGTCCTCATCATCATCCTGCTGGCAACCGGCGTGATCCCCATCAGTAACCCAGTGCCTCCAATAGTTAATCCAACCACCCCCAAGCCATAA